The Engystomops pustulosus chromosome 4, aEngPut4.maternal, whole genome shotgun sequence genome contains a region encoding:
- the LOC140128542 gene encoding olfactory receptor 5V1-like: protein MKYCENTTMTDFYIVGFSTNKTEQLLLSVGIMIMYLLTIVGNLVITMVIVLATNLHTPMYFFLCNLAISDIIYVSSTLPKLLFITITQDNRISFADCISQLYFFTFAIGSDIFVLTSMAVDRYVAICRPLRYTVIMNRRVCGTMSAFCWIFSAVNSLLLTLLTSVLEFCNSHEISHFFCDIKRITSVSSSDTTISEIFMMAEDIVFAFVPFSLTVASYVQIITTILKIRSSETRFKAFSSCTSHLTTVILFYGPLSVVYVIPDSKHSKEQSELISLLFVAVVPMLNPFVYSLRNKDVLDAVRKLERPQVKFLRHRNCDL, encoded by the coding sequence ATGAAATACTGTGAAAATACAACAATGACGGATTTCTACATTGTGGGCTTTTCTACTAACAAGACGGAACAACTTCTTCTATCAGTTGGGATTATGATAATGTACTTGTTGACTATTGTGGGGAACCTGGTGATTACGATGGTCATTGTTTTGGCAACCAATCTTCATACTCCAATGTACTTCTTCCTATGTAACCTAGCTATTTCAGATATTATATATGTCTCATCTACTCTTCCAAAACTACTGTTCATCACCATAACACAGGATAACAGGATCTCCTTTGCTGATTGTATATCTCAGTTGTATTTCTTCACATTCGCGATTGGCAGTGATATTTTTGTACTAACATCTATGGCTGTTGACCGCTATGTAGCAATCTGTAGGCCATTGCGGTACACAGTTATCATGAACAGAAGGGTATGTGGTACTATGAGTGCATTTTGCTGGATTTTTTCTGCTGTGAACTCTTTATTGCTGACCCTTCTCACCTCTGTATTGGAGTTTTGCAATTCTCATGAGATCAGCCATTTCTTCTGTGATATTAAGAGAATTACTTCTGTATCCTCCAGTGATACTACAATCAGTGAAATCTTCATGATGGCTGAAGACATAGTCTTTGCCTTTGTACCATTCTCACTCACTGTTGCATCTTATGTCCAAATTATCACCACCATTTTGAAGATTCGCTCTTCGGAAACCCGATTTAAGGCTTTCTCCAGTtgtacttctcacctcactactgTCATATTATTCTATGGTCCATTATCAGTTGTGTATGTGATACCAGACTCAAAACATTCTAAAGAACAAAGTGAATTAATCTCATTACTGTTTGTAGCTGTGGTTCCCATGTTGAACCCATTTGTCTACAGTTTGAGAAACAAAGATGTGCTAGATGCTGTTAGGAAGTTAGAAAGACCTCAAGTAAAATTTTTGAGACATAGAAACTGTGATCTGTGA
- the LOC140128543 gene encoding olfactory receptor 1E16-like, which translates to MYSLTIVGNLVITMVISLVRKLHTPMYFFLCNLAISDVIYVSSTLPKLLFITITQDNRISFAGCISQLYFFTFSCACDIFILTSMAGDRYVAICRPLQYTLIMNRRVCVTISALCWTVSAVNSLLMTLLTSVLDFCNSREINYFFCDLKTMIGLSSSDTTSREIFILIEDIIFAFVPFSLTVVSYVQIISTILKIRSSETRLKAFSSCTSHLTTVILFYAPVLILYMKPKSEYSKGQDNLISLLYVAVVPMLNPFVYSLRNKDVLHAVTKLIPRKMAHF; encoded by the coding sequence ATGTACTCGTTGACTATTGTAGGGAACCTAGTAATAACAATGGTCATCAGTTTGGTTCGCAAGCTTCATACTCCAATGTATTTCTTCCTATGTAACCTAGCTATTTCAGATGTTATATACGTCTCATCTACTCTTCCCAAACTACTTTTCATTACCATAACACAGGATAACAGGATCTCCTTTGCTGGTTGTATATCTCAGTTGTATTTCTTCACATTCAGTTGTGCCTGTGATATTTTTATATTAACATCCATGGCTGGTGACCGCTATGTAGCAATCTGTAGGCCATTGCAGTACACACTGATCATGAATAGAAGGGTATGTGTTACTATAAGTGCATTGTGCTGGACTGTGTCTGCTGTAAACTCATTATTGATGACCCTACTTACCTCTGTATTGGATTTTTGCAATTCCCGGGAAATCAACTATTTCTTCTGTGATCTTAAGACAATGATTGGCCTCTCCTCCAGTGATACTACAAGCAGGGAAATCTTCATACTGATTGAAGACATTATTTTTGCCTTTGTACCATTCTCACTGACTGTTGTATCTTATGTGCAAATTATCTCCACCATTTTGAAGATTCGCTCTTCGGAAACACGGCTTAAGGCTTTCTCCAGTtgtacttctcacctcactactgTCATATTATTCTATGCTCCGGTATTAATTTTGTATATGAAACCCAAGTCAGAATATTCTAAAGGACAAGATAACTTGATTTCATTACTGTATGTGGCTGTGGTTCCCATGTTGAACCCATTTGTCTATAGCCTGAGGAACAAAGATGTGTTACATGCTGTTACAAAGTTAATCCCAagaaaaatggcacatttttaa
- the LOC140128544 gene encoding general transcription factor II-I repeat domain-containing protein 2-like, with translation MDSGRSFQEAWTESYGMIERNGKALCVLCNESVVCRTSSVRRHFDTNHKTVAELEETERKKFLEGQLRKHHSQHLSFTNYLSKTNYLTAASFKMSLCIAKHGKPLSDGEIVKEALLSGSNSLFHDFQNKDKISQRISEMPLSRNTVKDRVQRMASDVSQQLTTDLQKAACYSMCLDESTDINNHARLAIILRYAVGDNMREELVKLASLPKRTQGVDIYNAVMEVFTSQGITSGKVVSITSDGAPSMVGTTSGFIQLFVKETKHEVIQFHCIIHQEALCASESSEKFADILKDVTKMVNFIMARALNFRQFQALLDEVQAQYNCLLMYNNVRWLNRGRVLERFVACLEEIRLFMHEKGQDYPQLTDVAWLTNLMFFTDFTQHFNVLNKQLQGTAGKTAERMFCDIKTFERKLQVFEKDLETGQLKYFPNLKDHLENCTTFADNPTSHQDVYNEFSNVVAVAKVNFSKRFVQFRKMEATLRFLTSPDKAQFEELSLSCLHWLDLGNLKLELLEFQENSMWKNKFSDLSETLEKMERMTNDSADGNGDNTSENEILKVWNSLPDNFKSMKALAMALLTLFGSSYACEQLFSALNYIKSDNRNRLTDDLSAACVALKLTKYEPRIDKLSACMQQQKSH, from the coding sequence atGGATAGTGGCAGATCATTCCAAGAGGCCTGGACAGAGTCATATGGAATGATTGAACGAAATGGCAAAGCATTATGTGTACTGTGTAATGAAAGTGTTGTGTGTCGCACATCAAGTGTCAGACGGCACTTTGACACCAACCATAAAACAGTTGCAGAACTTGAGGAAACAGAGAGAAAAAAGTTTCTTGAAGGGCAATTAAGGAAACATCACTCCCAGCATCTTAGTTTTACTAACTATCTTTCAAAAACAAATTATCTGACTGCAGCCAGTTTTAAAATGTCGCTGTGTATAGCTAAACATGGTAAGCCCCTCTCAGATGGGGAGATTGTCAAAGAAGCCTTGTTGTCTGGGAGTAATTCCCTTTTTCATGATTTTCAAAACAAGGATAAAATCAGTCAGCGTATCTCTGAGATGCCACTCAGTAGAAATACTGTGAAAGATCGAGTCCAGCGCATGGCAAGTGATGTTAGTCAGCAGCTCACCACTGACCTACAAAAGGCAGCCTGCTACTCCATGTGCCTGGATGAGAGCACGGATATTAATAATCACGCAAGGCTAGCCATCATTTTACGTTATGCTGTTGGTGACAACATGAGAGAAGAGCTGGTGAAACTGGCGTCTTTGCCTAAAAGAACGCAAGGAGTAGATATTTACAACGCAGTGATGGAGGTTTTTACGTCACAAGGCATAACGTCAGGAAAAGTGGTTTCCATTACTAGTGATGGGGCACCTTCTATGGTTGGGACAACTTCTGGTTTCATACAGTTGTTTGTTAAAGAAACCAAACATGAAGTCATTCAGTTTcattgtataatacaccaggAAGCTCTATGTGCAAGTGAAAGCAGCGAGAAATTTGCAGATATCCTCAAAGATGTCACAAAAATGGTAAATTTCATTATGGCTCGTGCTCTGAATTTCCGACAATTTCAAGCACTTCTTGATGAGGTTCAGGCACAGTATAATTGTCTGCTTATGTATAACAATGTCCGGTGGCTGAACAGGGGACGGGTCCTGGAGCGATTTGTAGCTTGCTTGGAGGAAATCAGGCTGTTTATGCATGAAAAAGGGCAGGACTATCCACAGCTCACCGATGTGGCATGGCTTACCAACCTTATGTTTTTTACTGATTTTACACAACACTTTAATGTACTGAACAAGCAACTACAAGGTACAGCGGGGAAAACAGCAGAAAGAATGTTTTGTGATATAAAAACATTTGAGCGTAAACTGCAGGTTTTTGAAAAAGACCTTGAAACTGGACAGCTGAAATATTTCCCAAATCTAAAAGACCATTTAGAAAATTGTACAACGTTTGCAGACAATCCTACAAGTCATCAGGATGTCTACAATGAATTTTCTAATGTTGTAGCAGTTGCAAAGGTGAATTTTAGTAAAAGATTTGTACAGTTCCGTAAGATGGAGGCAACCCTGCGTTTTCTTACTTCACCAGATAAAGCTCAGTTTGAAGAACTTTCTCTCTCTTGCTTACACTGGTTAGATTTAGGAAACCTGAAATTGGAGCTGTTGGAATTTCAAGAAAACTCGATGTGGAAAAATAAATTCTCTGACCTGAGTGAAACACTCGAGAAAATGGAAAGGATGACAAATGACAGCGCAGATGGAAACGGCGACAACACTTCAGAAAATGAAATCCTTAAAGTGTGGAATTCTCTGCCAGATAATTTTAAGTCCATGAAAGCCCTTGCTATGGCTTTGCTCACTTTGTTTGGATCATCTTATGCTTGTGAGCAGCTCTTTTCAGCTTTGAATTATATCAAATCTGACAACAGAAACAGATTAACGGATGACCTGAGTGCTGCATGTGTTGCTCTGAAACTTACAAAGTATGAGCCCAGGATAGACAAATTGTCAGCGTGCATGCAACAGCAAAAATCTCATTAA